One genomic segment of Amycolatopsis sp. Hca4 includes these proteins:
- a CDS encoding L-lactate permease — protein sequence MTWIQDYQPAGGLWVSALLAALPIIVLLVSLGVIRFSAHLSAALALVTALAVALLLYRMPAALAFDSAAMGLVFGVWSVAWIAFHAVYFHNVTVATGRFDAIKRVLAGFSEDRRLQALLIAFSFGALLEGVAGGGSPIAITAAMMAALGFPPVKAVVLALLANTAPVAFGGLGNPLIVLGRLTAPIMHLKQDQATELFSAMVGRQVPVLALIIPAFLVVVLAGWKRMLEVWPAVLTAGLAFAAMQFVASNYISASLVDVLAALTAMAALWILTRFWQPATVWRFEGEEAVPAAKSLGAAQAERGALYAWTPYIILILAIFLSRIGTIFKNLPVWLDLTKLLHKADWIFAWPGLHNHVVQHPPITAKNAPYAATLTVDFLFSPGTIALIAAVLAGFAMGGRPKLLLATYRKTLHQMRWALATIFMILAIAFVMNYSGATQTLGLALATTGAVFPLFSAYIGWLGVFLTGSDASTNSLFGPMQVISAQQLNLNPILAGATNTSGGVMGKMISPQNLSIGATAIGQSGKESSLLRQTFLWSLLLTAVVGVISLLQATILTAMIPSP from the coding sequence GTGACCTGGATCCAGGACTACCAGCCGGCGGGCGGGTTGTGGGTTTCCGCGCTGCTCGCCGCGCTCCCGATCATCGTGCTGCTGGTTTCGCTCGGGGTGATCCGCTTCTCCGCGCACCTCTCCGCCGCGCTGGCGCTGGTCACCGCGCTCGCCGTCGCCCTGCTGCTCTACCGGATGCCTGCCGCGCTGGCGTTCGACTCCGCCGCGATGGGCCTCGTGTTCGGCGTGTGGTCGGTGGCCTGGATCGCCTTCCACGCCGTCTACTTCCACAACGTCACCGTCGCCACCGGCCGGTTCGACGCCATCAAGCGCGTGCTCGCCGGGTTCAGCGAAGACCGGCGGCTGCAGGCGCTGCTCATCGCGTTCAGCTTCGGCGCGCTGCTCGAAGGCGTCGCCGGCGGCGGGTCGCCGATCGCGATCACCGCCGCCATGATGGCCGCGCTCGGGTTCCCGCCGGTGAAGGCGGTCGTGCTGGCGCTGCTGGCGAACACCGCGCCGGTCGCGTTCGGCGGCCTCGGCAACCCGCTGATCGTGCTCGGACGGCTGACCGCGCCGATCATGCACCTCAAGCAGGATCAGGCCACCGAGCTCTTCTCGGCGATGGTCGGCCGCCAGGTTCCGGTGCTGGCCCTGATCATCCCGGCGTTCCTGGTCGTGGTGCTGGCCGGCTGGAAGCGCATGCTCGAGGTCTGGCCGGCGGTGCTGACCGCCGGGCTCGCGTTCGCGGCCATGCAGTTCGTCGCGTCCAACTACATCAGCGCCAGCCTGGTCGACGTCCTCGCGGCCCTCACCGCGATGGCCGCGCTGTGGATCCTGACCCGGTTCTGGCAGCCCGCGACGGTGTGGCGCTTCGAGGGCGAGGAAGCCGTCCCGGCGGCCAAGAGCCTCGGCGCCGCACAGGCCGAGCGCGGCGCGCTGTACGCGTGGACGCCCTACATCATCCTGATCCTGGCGATCTTCCTGTCGCGGATCGGCACGATCTTCAAGAACCTCCCCGTCTGGCTCGACCTGACGAAGCTGTTGCACAAGGCAGACTGGATCTTCGCGTGGCCGGGGCTGCACAACCACGTAGTCCAGCACCCGCCGATCACCGCGAAGAACGCGCCGTACGCGGCCACGCTGACCGTCGACTTCCTGTTCTCGCCCGGCACGATCGCCCTGATCGCGGCCGTGCTCGCCGGGTTCGCGATGGGCGGGCGGCCGAAGCTGCTGCTGGCGACGTACCGCAAGACGCTGCACCAGATGCGCTGGGCGCTGGCGACGATCTTCATGATCCTGGCCATCGCGTTCGTGATGAACTACTCGGGCGCGACGCAGACGCTGGGCCTGGCCCTGGCGACGACCGGCGCGGTCTTCCCGCTGTTCTCGGCCTACATCGGCTGGCTGGGCGTCTTCCTGACCGGCTCGGACGCGTCGACGAACAGCCTGTTCGGCCCGATGCAGGTGATCTCGGCGCAGCAGCTGAACCTCAACCCGATCCTGGCCGGCGCCACGAACACCTCGGGCGGCGTGATGGGCAAGATGATCTCGCCGCAGAACCTCTCGATCGGCGCGACGGCGATCGGGCAGAGCGGCAAGGAGAGCTCGCTGCTGCGGCAGACGTTCCTGTGGTCGCTGCTGCTCACCGCGGTGGTCGGGGTGATCTCCCTGCTCCAGGCGACGATCCTGACGGCGATGATCCCGTCGCCCTAG
- a CDS encoding IclR family transcriptional regulator: MGPERGLEQSGTLERGLAVLEHVGRHQEISTNAIARQLGLSRSAAYRIVGTLKNLEYLEADQVTGRVRLGTRLVELGARAMAATDLHRCAPRYLASLAERSGETTYLAVPDNDTMVYVATERSASAVTLACRLGTRRPQHATSLGKAWLAALPEADRFERVRRMKLDSLTLKTIIDPHRLLDELAKTSRRGWAIDDVENEPDVGCVAAAVRDHSGRPIAAISIAGPAPRVLRRLDELGASVAGTAAALSLRLGYVRSRPA; this comes from the coding sequence GTGGGACCGGAGCGCGGGCTCGAACAAAGCGGAACTCTCGAACGCGGACTTGCCGTGCTGGAGCACGTCGGGCGGCACCAGGAGATTTCCACCAATGCGATCGCGCGGCAACTGGGGCTTTCCCGCAGCGCCGCCTACCGGATCGTCGGCACCCTCAAGAACCTCGAGTACCTCGAGGCCGACCAGGTCACCGGCCGCGTGCGGCTCGGCACGCGGCTCGTCGAACTCGGGGCACGGGCGATGGCCGCCACCGATCTGCACCGGTGTGCTCCGCGGTACCTCGCCTCGCTCGCCGAACGGTCCGGGGAGACCACCTACCTCGCCGTTCCGGACAACGACACCATGGTCTACGTCGCCACCGAACGCAGTGCCAGTGCCGTCACCCTCGCCTGCCGGCTCGGGACGCGGCGGCCGCAGCACGCGACGTCGCTCGGGAAAGCCTGGCTCGCCGCGCTGCCCGAAGCCGACCGGTTCGAACGGGTGCGGCGGATGAAGCTCGACTCGCTCACCCTCAAGACCATCATCGACCCGCACCGGCTGCTCGACGAGCTCGCCAAGACCAGCCGCCGCGGGTGGGCGATCGACGACGTCGAAAACGAGCCGGACGTCGGGTGCGTCGCCGCCGCCGTGCGGGACCACTCCGGACGGCCGATCGCCGCCATCAGCATCGCCGGGCCCGCGCCGCGCGTGCTGCGCCGGCTCGACGAACTCGGCGCCTCCGTCGCCGGCACCGCCGCCGCCCTGTCCCTGCGGCTCGGGTACGTCCGGAGCCGGCCCGCCTGA